From Myxococcus stipitatus, the proteins below share one genomic window:
- the tmk gene encoding dTMP kinase, producing MSAARRKVARKGRFIVLEGLDGAGTTTQAERLAAALRAEGHAVLTTREPSDGPVGTMIRQALTGRLGLPHGAGPLTPETLALLFAADRTDHLASRVLPALEEGKVVLCDRYVLSSLAYQGASLPMDWVEAVNAHAVSPDLTLFVGVAPEVAARRRAVRGGARELFEADEAQRRIAKQYLAAIRRREKRERIVHIDGEQGIEAVTLASMVHLRKLLGRKR from the coding sequence GTGAGCGCCGCGCGTCGGAAGGTCGCCCGGAAGGGGCGGTTCATCGTCCTGGAAGGGCTGGATGGCGCGGGCACCACCACGCAGGCGGAGCGGCTCGCCGCGGCCCTGCGCGCGGAGGGGCACGCCGTGCTCACCACGCGCGAGCCCTCGGATGGGCCGGTGGGGACGATGATTCGTCAGGCCCTCACGGGCCGCCTGGGGCTGCCCCATGGGGCGGGGCCGCTGACGCCCGAGACGCTGGCGCTGCTGTTCGCCGCGGACCGCACGGACCACCTCGCCTCCCGCGTGCTGCCCGCGCTGGAGGAGGGCAAGGTCGTCCTCTGTGATCGCTACGTGCTGTCGTCCCTGGCGTATCAGGGCGCCTCGCTGCCCATGGACTGGGTGGAGGCGGTGAACGCGCACGCGGTGTCCCCGGACCTGACGCTGTTCGTCGGCGTGGCGCCCGAGGTGGCCGCCCGTCGTCGCGCGGTGCGCGGTGGGGCGCGGGAGCTGTTCGAGGCGGACGAGGCGCAGCGGCGGATCGCGAAGCAGTACCTGGCCGCCATCCGTCGCCGCGAGAAGCGCGAGCGCATCGTCCACATCGACGGCGAGCAGGGCATCGAGGCGGTGACGCTCGCCTCGATGGTCCACCTGCGCAAGCTGCTCGGCCGCAAGCGCTGA
- the ribB gene encoding 3,4-dihydroxy-2-butanone-4-phosphate synthase: MSPDPQLSSIEDAITDIREGKFVIVADDEDRENEGDLIMAAEMVTPEHLAFMVRHTSGIVCQPMLADRLDALRLPQMVADNNESHRTAFTVSVDFRHGTSTGVSAADRAKTIRALVDPTTQADDFLRPGHIFPLRYREGGVLRRAGHTEATVDLSRLAGLAPSGILCELVKDDGTMMRMPDLKAFAREHDLRVITIADLIEYRRRKDRLVRREPGQHTVTTRYGEFTALTYTWLPDNAKSLVLVKGDPASRPSALVRLHAACAMGDVFGSPSCNCNALLDQALARIAREGTGVLVYLPGMHGDDFGIHHKRNTDGSSDLRGGPHETRDLGMGCQILNDLGVRSLQVMTNTDITYRGLAGFGLTIDKRVPLLAD, encoded by the coding sequence ATGAGCCCCGACCCCCAGCTGTCCTCCATCGAGGACGCCATCACGGACATCCGCGAGGGCAAGTTCGTCATCGTCGCGGACGACGAGGACCGGGAGAACGAGGGCGACCTCATCATGGCGGCGGAGATGGTGACGCCCGAGCACCTGGCGTTCATGGTGCGGCACACCAGCGGCATCGTCTGCCAGCCCATGCTCGCCGACCGGCTGGACGCCCTGCGGCTGCCGCAGATGGTGGCGGACAACAACGAGTCCCACCGCACCGCCTTCACCGTCTCCGTGGACTTCCGCCACGGCACGTCCACGGGCGTGTCCGCGGCGGACCGCGCCAAGACGATCCGCGCGCTGGTGGACCCGACGACCCAGGCGGACGACTTCCTGCGCCCCGGCCACATCTTCCCGCTGCGCTACCGCGAGGGCGGCGTGCTGCGCCGCGCGGGCCACACCGAGGCCACCGTCGACCTCTCCCGGCTGGCGGGCCTGGCGCCCTCCGGCATCCTCTGCGAGCTGGTGAAGGACGACGGCACGATGATGCGGATGCCGGACCTGAAGGCCTTCGCGCGGGAGCACGACCTGCGCGTCATCACCATCGCGGACCTCATCGAGTACCGCCGCCGCAAGGACCGGCTGGTGCGCCGCGAGCCGGGCCAGCACACCGTCACCACGCGCTACGGCGAGTTCACCGCGCTGACCTACACGTGGCTGCCGGACAACGCGAAGTCGCTCGTCCTGGTGAAGGGCGACCCCGCGTCCCGCCCCAGCGCGCTGGTGCGCCTGCACGCCGCCTGCGCCATGGGCGACGTGTTCGGTTCACCCTCCTGCAACTGCAACGCGCTGCTGGACCAGGCGCTCGCGCGCATCGCGCGCGAGGGCACCGGCGTGCTGGTGTACCTGCCCGGCATGCACGGGGATGACTTCGGCATCCACCACAAGCGCAACACGGACGGCAGCAGCGACCTGCGCGGCGGGCCGCACGAGACGCGCGACCTGGGCATGGGGTGCCAGATCCTCAACGACCTGGGCGTGCGCTCGCTCCAGGTGATGACCAACACGGACATCACCTACCGGGGCCTCGCGGGCTTCGGGCTCACCATCGACAAGCGCGTCCCGCTGCTCGCGGACTGA
- the thrC gene encoding threonine synthase — MSAAGAAFRAEYACSEGCDFRASLLDVVYRCPKCEGLLEVRHDVTALKAVPAREWKQRFESRFGSARLPDASGVWGKREWALPELPVEDIVSLGEGRVPLKPLPRMASELGLAALDLKECGVSPTGSFKDWGMTVLVSAVKHMRARGVPLRAVACASTGDTSAALSAYCAAAGIPAVVFLPRDKVSLAQLVQPISNGARVLSLDTDFDGCMRLVQAVTADKGLYLANSMNSLRIEGQKMVAVELCQDLGWEPPDWVVIPGGNLGNASALGKGFELMRELGLISRRPRIAVAQAQRANPLAQAFRGGFRELVPMQAGSTLASAIQIGNPVSFKRAVRILKAFDGVVEEATESELSNAAARADREGTFTCPQTGVALAALEKLVAQGVIAKGSRVAVISTAHGLKFADFKVGYHRGALADVTSRYANPPVQLPANLDAVRGALADLG, encoded by the coding sequence ATGAGCGCCGCGGGGGCCGCCTTCCGGGCGGAGTATGCGTGCAGCGAGGGGTGTGACTTCCGCGCCTCGCTCCTGGACGTCGTCTACCGGTGCCCGAAGTGCGAGGGACTGCTCGAGGTCCGGCACGACGTGACCGCGCTGAAGGCCGTGCCCGCGAGGGAGTGGAAGCAGCGCTTCGAGTCGCGCTTCGGCTCCGCGCGCCTGCCGGACGCCTCCGGCGTGTGGGGCAAGCGCGAGTGGGCGCTGCCCGAGCTGCCCGTGGAGGACATCGTCTCGCTCGGCGAGGGCCGGGTCCCCCTCAAGCCGTTGCCGCGCATGGCCTCCGAACTGGGGCTCGCGGCGCTGGACTTGAAGGAGTGCGGCGTGTCCCCGACGGGGAGCTTCAAGGACTGGGGCATGACGGTCCTCGTCTCCGCGGTGAAGCACATGCGCGCCCGGGGCGTCCCGCTGCGCGCGGTGGCGTGCGCCTCCACGGGCGATACGTCCGCGGCGCTCTCCGCCTACTGCGCGGCGGCGGGCATCCCCGCCGTGGTGTTCCTGCCGCGCGACAAGGTGTCGCTCGCCCAGCTCGTGCAGCCCATCTCCAACGGCGCGCGGGTGCTGTCGCTCGACACGGACTTCGACGGCTGCATGCGGCTGGTGCAGGCGGTGACGGCGGACAAGGGGCTGTACCTGGCCAACTCGATGAACTCGTTGCGCATCGAGGGCCAGAAGATGGTCGCCGTGGAGCTGTGCCAGGACCTGGGCTGGGAGCCCCCGGACTGGGTGGTGATTCCGGGGGGCAACCTCGGCAACGCCAGCGCCCTGGGCAAGGGCTTCGAGTTGATGCGGGAGCTGGGGCTCATCTCCCGCAGGCCGCGCATCGCCGTGGCCCAGGCCCAGCGCGCCAACCCCCTGGCCCAGGCGTTCCGGGGGGGCTTCCGCGAGCTGGTGCCCATGCAGGCGGGGAGCACGCTCGCGTCCGCCATCCAGATTGGCAACCCGGTGTCCTTCAAGCGCGCGGTGCGCATCCTGAAGGCGTTCGACGGCGTCGTGGAGGAGGCGACGGAGTCCGAGCTGTCCAACGCCGCCGCCCGCGCGGACCGCGAGGGGACCTTCACCTGTCCGCAGACGGGCGTGGCCCTGGCGGCGCTGGAGAAGCTCGTCGCCCAGGGCGTCATCGCGAAGGGCTCGCGCGTGGCGGTCATCTCCACTGCGCACGGCCTGAAGTTCGCGGACTTCAAGGTGGGCTACCACCGGGGCGCCCTGGCGGACGTCACCAGCCGCTACGCGAATCCGCCGGTGCAGCTGCCCGCGAACCTGGACGCGGTGCGCGGCGCCCTGGCGGACCTGGGCTGA
- a CDS encoding protein-L-isoaspartate(D-aspartate) O-methyltransferase, whose product MGDWSRADYLARQGIGDRRVLEAIAILTRADFVPESERAGAGADAPLPIGHGQTISQPYIVALMTEALQLGGHERVLEIGTGSGYQTAVLSLLCQEVFTVEIVPELARSARERLEALGLFNVRFRQGDGARGWPEEAPFDAILVAAAPTEVPRALLEQLARGGRMVIPVGPVAHAQELLRIQRASQPGALPTVESLLPVRFVPLTGESGPTRP is encoded by the coding sequence ATGGGCGACTGGAGCCGGGCCGACTATCTGGCGAGACAGGGCATCGGGGATCGACGCGTGCTGGAGGCGATCGCCATCCTGACGCGGGCGGACTTCGTGCCGGAGTCGGAGAGGGCTGGCGCGGGCGCCGACGCGCCCCTGCCCATCGGGCATGGGCAGACCATCAGCCAGCCCTACATCGTGGCGCTGATGACGGAGGCCCTCCAGCTCGGGGGGCACGAGCGCGTGTTGGAGATTGGCACGGGCTCCGGCTACCAGACGGCGGTCCTGTCGCTGCTGTGCCAGGAGGTCTTCACGGTGGAGATCGTCCCGGAGCTCGCCCGCTCGGCCCGCGAGCGGTTGGAGGCCCTGGGCCTGTTCAACGTGCGGTTCCGGCAGGGAGACGGGGCGCGCGGCTGGCCCGAGGAGGCGCCCTTCGATGCCATCCTCGTCGCGGCCGCGCCCACGGAGGTCCCACGCGCGCTGCTCGAACAGCTGGCGCGAGGCGGGCGGATGGTGATCCCCGTGGGCCCCGTCGCGCATGCCCAGGAGCTGCTGCGCATCCAGCGCGCGAGCCAGCCCGGCGCGCTCCCCACCGTCGAGTCCCTGCTGCCGGTCCGCTTCGTCCCGCTGACGGGCGAGTCCGGCCCGACACGGCCTTGA
- the recG gene encoding ATP-dependent DNA helicase RecG produces MGHAPPGYVQIPAWKSGETPPAAPRARVPPPRSSSGPQAARGAVTGNLVAESAGEKGRAKKDKAQRKKKRAVAAEASRSEAKLLSIAPRSGPLSSPLKTLGKRLGPRLVSALDKKGLRRMGDILFLLPRCYEDRRRLRTIAELEPGERGVTVGTVKVADFVPGKTGRRMFRAVVGDRSGSIAATYFNAGPWLKSRFTVGKRLVLSGEVRASMSGREMAHPEIEPADDLDSVTSVHFNRIVPVYPGFERGEQRSFRELASRVGEQYAHALEDPLPAELRRKLELMGLPEALRFIHFPPDSADLEALDAHQSPAHRRLAFDELFFLQLGMALKRQGIKAEVGISFDVSAPRMEKARSALPFQLTGAQARVVEELSRDMVRPEPMNRLVQGDVGSGKTAVAMVAALLALQDGYQVAVMAPTEILAEQHERNFRKVLGPLGFQVGLVSASGTAKAKRQVREAVARGDIHLAVGTHALIQEDIAFAKLGLAVIDEQHRFGVLQRHSLMSKGPRPDVLVMTATPIPRTLAMTLYGDLDLSIIDQLPPGRTPITTRVFNDKQRGRVYAAIAAELEKGHQAYVVYPLVEESEKLDLEDATRGVDKLRQAFPQARVGLLHGRMKAEEKDAVMEDFREKRLDLLVCTTVVEVGVDVPNASVMVVEAAERFGLSQLHQLRGRVGRGAAASYCFLVASSARSWESTERLAVMEQSSDGFVIAEKDLEIRGPGEFLGTRQSGLPELAVANLARDADLLSMAQAEARRILARDPDMKAAEHQGLVKALDERWEGRLALARVG; encoded by the coding sequence GTGGGGCACGCGCCTCCCGGATACGTCCAGATTCCCGCCTGGAAGTCGGGCGAGACGCCGCCGGCGGCCCCCCGCGCCAGGGTGCCCCCGCCGCGCTCGTCGTCCGGGCCCCAGGCCGCTCGCGGCGCCGTCACGGGCAACCTCGTCGCGGAGTCCGCGGGGGAGAAGGGGCGGGCGAAGAAGGACAAGGCCCAGCGCAAGAAGAAGCGGGCGGTGGCGGCGGAGGCCTCGCGTTCGGAGGCGAAGCTGCTGTCCATCGCGCCGCGCTCGGGGCCGCTGTCGTCGCCGCTGAAGACGCTCGGCAAGCGCCTGGGGCCGCGCCTCGTCTCCGCGCTGGACAAGAAGGGCCTGCGGCGGATGGGCGACATCCTCTTCCTGTTGCCCCGCTGCTACGAGGACCGCCGTCGGCTGCGCACCATCGCGGAGCTGGAGCCGGGTGAGCGCGGCGTCACGGTGGGGACGGTGAAGGTCGCCGACTTCGTGCCGGGCAAGACGGGCCGCCGCATGTTCCGCGCGGTGGTGGGCGACCGCTCCGGCAGCATCGCGGCGACGTACTTCAACGCGGGGCCCTGGCTGAAGAGCCGCTTCACGGTGGGCAAGCGCCTGGTCCTCTCCGGCGAGGTGCGTGCCTCCATGAGCGGCCGGGAGATGGCCCACCCGGAGATCGAACCCGCGGACGACCTGGACTCGGTCACCTCCGTGCACTTCAACCGCATCGTCCCGGTCTATCCGGGCTTCGAGCGCGGTGAGCAGCGCTCCTTCCGCGAGCTGGCCTCCAGGGTCGGCGAGCAGTACGCGCACGCGCTGGAGGATCCGCTCCCCGCTGAGCTGCGCCGCAAGCTGGAGTTGATGGGCCTGCCGGAGGCGCTGCGCTTCATCCACTTCCCGCCGGACTCCGCCGACCTGGAGGCGCTGGACGCGCACCAGAGCCCCGCGCACCGGCGGCTCGCGTTCGACGAGCTGTTCTTCCTCCAGCTGGGCATGGCGCTCAAGCGCCAGGGCATCAAGGCGGAGGTCGGCATCTCCTTCGACGTCTCCGCGCCCCGGATGGAGAAGGCCCGGTCGGCGCTGCCCTTCCAGCTCACGGGCGCCCAGGCCCGCGTGGTGGAGGAGCTGTCGCGGGACATGGTCCGCCCCGAGCCGATGAACCGGCTGGTGCAGGGCGACGTGGGCAGCGGCAAGACGGCCGTCGCCATGGTCGCCGCGTTGCTGGCGTTGCAGGACGGCTACCAGGTGGCGGTGATGGCGCCGACGGAGATCCTCGCGGAGCAGCACGAGCGCAACTTCCGCAAGGTGCTCGGACCGTTGGGCTTCCAGGTGGGGCTGGTGAGCGCGTCCGGGACGGCGAAGGCGAAGCGACAGGTGCGCGAGGCCGTGGCGCGGGGCGACATCCACCTCGCGGTGGGCACGCACGCGCTCATCCAGGAGGACATCGCCTTCGCGAAGCTGGGGCTCGCGGTCATCGACGAACAGCACCGCTTCGGCGTGTTGCAGCGGCACTCGCTGATGAGCAAGGGCCCCCGGCCGGACGTGCTGGTGATGACGGCCACGCCCATCCCCCGCACGCTGGCGATGACGCTCTACGGCGACCTGGACCTCTCCATCATCGACCAGCTCCCGCCGGGGCGCACGCCCATCACCACGCGGGTCTTCAACGACAAGCAGCGCGGACGCGTCTACGCCGCCATCGCGGCGGAGCTGGAGAAGGGCCACCAGGCCTACGTCGTGTACCCGCTGGTGGAGGAGTCGGAGAAGCTGGACCTGGAGGACGCGACGCGCGGCGTGGACAAGCTGCGACAGGCGTTCCCCCAGGCGCGCGTCGGCCTCCTGCACGGGCGGATGAAGGCGGAGGAGAAGGACGCGGTGATGGAGGACTTCCGCGAGAAGCGCCTGGACCTCCTGGTGTGCACCACGGTGGTGGAGGTGGGCGTCGACGTGCCCAACGCGTCGGTGATGGTGGTGGAGGCCGCCGAGCGCTTCGGGCTGTCCCAGCTCCACCAGCTCCGGGGACGCGTGGGGCGTGGCGCGGCGGCCAGCTACTGCTTCCTCGTCGCGAGCAGCGCCCGCTCGTGGGAGTCCACCGAGCGGCTCGCGGTGATGGAGCAGAGCAGCGACGGCTTCGTCATCGCGGAGAAGGACCTGGAGATTCGCGGTCCCGGCGAGTTCCTGGGCACGCGGCAGAGCGGCCTCCCCGAACTGGCCGTGGCCAACCTCGCGCGGGACGCAGACCTCCTCTCCATGGCGCAGGCCGAGGCGCGGCGCATCCTCGCCAGGGACCCGGACATGAAGGCCGCCGAACACCAGGGCCTCGTGAAGGCGCTCGACGAGCGGTGGGAAGGCCGCCTCGCGCTCGCCCGGGTCGGATAG
- the greA gene encoding transcription elongation factor GreA, producing the protein MASGSDNIPMTPSGLRKLKAELKHLQSVERGKISREIEVARAHGDLRENAEYHAAKEKQSHIEGRILDLNDWIARAEVIDPAKLGGDKVIFGATVDLLDTETDKPVSYRIVGELEADLKKRWIAVTSPVARALIGKRVGDIATVQSPGGVRELEIQEIRFEDPEPDEPAAEG; encoded by the coding sequence ATGGCTAGCGGGAGCGACAACATCCCGATGACCCCCTCCGGTCTGCGCAAGCTCAAGGCGGAGCTGAAGCACCTTCAGTCCGTCGAGCGGGGCAAGATCTCGCGTGAAATCGAGGTCGCCCGGGCACACGGGGACCTGCGCGAGAACGCCGAGTACCACGCGGCCAAGGAGAAGCAGTCGCATATCGAGGGCCGCATCCTGGACCTCAACGACTGGATTGCCCGCGCCGAGGTCATCGACCCCGCGAAGTTGGGCGGTGACAAGGTCATCTTCGGCGCCACGGTGGACCTGTTGGACACGGAGACGGACAAGCCGGTCTCCTACCGCATCGTCGGCGAGCTGGAGGCCGACCTGAAGAAGCGGTGGATCGCCGTGACGTCGCCCGTCGCGCGCGCCCTGATTGGCAAGCGCGTGGGGGACATCGCCACGGTGCAGAGCCCTGGCGGGGTCCGCGAGCTGGAGATCCAGGAGATCCGCTTCGAGGACCCCGAGCCCGACGAGCCGGCGGCCGAAGGCTGA
- a CDS encoding FHA domain-containing protein: protein MLSVQELRALAASLPADAFERQLGPFALIQRPPSEASAAVLAPTRMAAPEDIGIGMMTLLFEFEHLLVATLPPLRSTERLTIGRRMDCDLVIDDASVSKLHAELRWSDSQKRCTVRDLGSTNGTFLNAATLATREAPVRDGDILSFGNVQFWYLTAKTLHERLRAGDATGMGSRSG from the coding sequence GTGTTGTCCGTCCAGGAACTGCGCGCGCTCGCCGCGTCACTGCCCGCCGACGCCTTCGAGCGGCAGCTCGGGCCATTCGCCCTCATCCAGCGTCCTCCGTCGGAAGCCTCGGCGGCGGTCCTCGCCCCCACCCGCATGGCCGCCCCCGAGGACATCGGGATTGGCATGATGACCCTCCTGTTCGAATTCGAACATCTGCTGGTCGCGACGCTGCCGCCCCTGCGCTCGACGGAGCGGCTGACCATCGGCCGGCGCATGGACTGCGACCTCGTCATCGACGATGCCTCCGTCTCCAAGCTGCACGCGGAGCTGCGCTGGAGCGACTCCCAGAAGCGCTGCACCGTGCGGGACCTGGGCTCCACCAACGGGACGTTCCTCAACGCCGCCACACTGGCCACGCGCGAGGCGCCCGTCCGTGACGGCGACATCCTCAGCTTCGGGAACGTCCAGTTCTGGTACCTGACGGCGAAGACGCTGCACGAGCGCCTGCGTGCGGGCGACGCGACGGGCATGGGCTCGCGCAGCGGGTAG
- a CDS encoding MGMT family protein, with amino-acid sequence MSTQPRDEHEYYERIYTVVEQVPPGKVATYGDVATIVGDGCDARIVGHALGALGARRAETVPWQRIINRTGGISTSGHGQREILQAEGVTFDEKGHARMDAHHWSGPTEAWARAHGFQPLPQRPPQAQLTLF; translated from the coding sequence ATGAGCACGCAACCCCGCGACGAGCACGAGTACTACGAGCGCATCTACACGGTCGTCGAGCAGGTGCCCCCCGGGAAGGTGGCCACGTACGGCGACGTGGCGACCATCGTCGGGGATGGGTGCGATGCCCGCATCGTGGGCCACGCCCTGGGCGCCCTCGGCGCGCGGCGCGCGGAGACGGTGCCGTGGCAGCGCATCATCAACCGCACCGGCGGCATCAGCACCTCCGGCCACGGCCAGCGCGAAATCCTCCAGGCCGAGGGCGTGACCTTCGACGAGAAGGGCCACGCGCGGATGGACGCGCACCACTGGAGCGGCCCCACCGAGGCATGGGCCCGCGCGCATGGCTTCCAGCCGCTGCCCCAGCGTCCGCCCCAGGCCCAGCTCACGTTGTTCTGA
- a CDS encoding M15 family metallopeptidase, with amino-acid sequence MPLSLLRWSLLLLVCLLTWDALAAAPPPSRRPKAKASKLVRLPGGHRLHRDAALAFQRMEREAEVDGVRLHITSGYRSPREQRALYEQYRKGHGNRAARPGRSNHQRGLAVDLVVGGATSPRFAWLAANACRFGFRRTVRSEPWHWEYRPRITLPPLPGEDCLGRRVAPEPPPVVKNDPS; translated from the coding sequence ATGCCGCTCTCGCTGCTTCGCTGGAGTCTGCTCCTCCTCGTGTGCCTGCTCACGTGGGACGCCCTCGCCGCCGCCCCCCCGCCATCGCGGCGGCCGAAGGCGAAGGCGTCGAAGCTCGTGCGGCTGCCGGGGGGGCACCGCCTCCACCGTGACGCGGCGCTCGCCTTCCAGCGCATGGAGCGGGAGGCCGAGGTGGACGGCGTCCGCCTGCACATCACCAGCGGCTACCGCTCGCCGAGGGAGCAGCGGGCGCTCTACGAGCAGTACCGAAAGGGCCACGGCAACAGGGCCGCGAGGCCCGGGCGCTCCAATCACCAGCGAGGGCTGGCGGTGGACCTCGTCGTCGGCGGGGCGACGTCTCCGCGCTTCGCGTGGCTGGCCGCCAACGCGTGCCGCTTCGGCTTCCGCCGGACGGTGCGCTCCGAGCCGTGGCATTGGGAGTACCGGCCCCGCATCACCCTCCCCCCGCTCCCGGGCGAGGACTGCCTGGGGCGTCGCGTCGCCCCCGAGCCGCCGCCCGTGGTGAAGAACGACCCGAGCTGA
- a CDS encoding RNA polymerase sigma factor: MSARKPSQKFITTRWSLIAAAGGEDARAALATLCEVYWPPCYAFVRRHGHDADTALDLTQGFFTRLLEGNDLASVDRERGRFRSWLLASLKHHLANDWHRAQAQKRGGGAPHLTIDATEAESQYSLLELSHDVTPERLFERHWALSLLERALGSVREEWRRMGKSPLFERLAGSLTSDAELSSYQSIAADFGMTENTVKVTVHRLRQRYRAALHEEIALTVESDDAVEGELRYLLDALA; encoded by the coding sequence GTGAGCGCCCGGAAGCCCTCCCAGAAGTTCATCACCACGCGCTGGAGCCTCATCGCCGCGGCCGGTGGCGAGGACGCGCGCGCGGCGCTCGCGACGCTCTGCGAGGTCTACTGGCCTCCGTGCTACGCCTTCGTGCGGCGCCATGGCCACGACGCCGACACGGCCCTGGACTTGACCCAGGGCTTCTTCACCCGGCTGCTGGAGGGCAATGACCTGGCGAGCGTGGACCGGGAGCGGGGCCGCTTCCGCTCGTGGCTGCTCGCGTCGCTCAAGCACCACCTGGCCAACGACTGGCACCGCGCCCAGGCCCAGAAGCGCGGCGGTGGCGCGCCGCACCTGACCATCGACGCGACCGAGGCGGAGAGCCAGTACAGCCTGCTCGAGCTGTCCCACGACGTGACGCCGGAGCGCCTCTTCGAGCGCCACTGGGCGCTGTCCCTGCTGGAGCGCGCGCTGGGGAGCGTGCGCGAGGAGTGGCGGCGCATGGGGAAGAGCCCGCTCTTCGAGCGGCTCGCGGGCAGCCTCACCAGCGACGCCGAGCTGTCGTCCTATCAGTCCATCGCCGCCGACTTCGGGATGACCGAGAACACCGTCAAGGTCACCGTCCACCGGCTGCGCCAGCGATACCGGGCCGCGCTCCACGAGGAGATCGCCCTCACCGTCGAGAGCGACGACGCGGTGGAGGGCGAGCTGCGCTACCTCCTCGACGCGCTCGCTTGA